From one Melospiza melodia melodia isolate bMelMel2 chromosome 4, bMelMel2.pri, whole genome shotgun sequence genomic stretch:
- the MEIG1 gene encoding meiosis expressed gene 1 protein homolog isoform X2, with protein MPKDSEVTTEADIKPKSVRRAKTWSDVVENLYRFQQAGYRDEVEYKQVKQVEQVDFWPETGFVKKLQRRDNTFYYYNRQRECEDKDVRKVKIYVY; from the exons ATGCCTAAAGATTCTGAAGTCACCACTGAAGCTGACATCAAACCAAAATCTGTGCGTCGTGCCAAGACATGGTCAGATGTTGTAGAGAACTTATACAGATTTCAGCAAGCTGGATACAGAGATGAGGTGGAATATAAACAAGTAAAACAAGTTGAACAG GTAGATTTCTGGCCAGAAACTGGATTTGTTAAGAAACTCCAGAGAAGGGACAATACATTCTATTATTACAACAGGCAAAGAGAATGTGAAGACAAAGATGTCCGAAAAGTGAAAATTTATGTGTATTAG
- the TMEM243 gene encoding transmembrane protein 243, whose product MEGFPARGYGTGGADNRPLFGETSARDRIINLVVGGLTTLLLVVTLISAFVFPQLPPKPVNVFFAFCISLCCISAGILIYWYRQGDLEPKFRNLIYYILFSIVMLCICANLYFHEVDK is encoded by the exons ATGGAGGGATTCCCCGCCCGCGGGTACGGCACCGGCGGCGCCGACAACCGGCCGCTCTTCGGGGAGACCTCGGCCAGG gacagAATCATCAATCTAGTTGTTGGTGGCTTAACAACTTTGCTGCTTGTA GTCACTCTAATCAGTGCTTTTGTCTTCCCACAACTACCTCCAAAACCTGTGAatgtattttttgctttctgcatcTCCTTGTGTTGCATTTCTGCTGGCATTCTT ATCTACTGGTATCGACAAGGAGACCTGGAACCCAAATTTAGAAATCTAATTTACTACATATTGTTTTCTATTGTCATGTTATGTATATGTGCCAACCTGTACTTCCATGAAGTGGATAAATGA
- the MEIG1 gene encoding meiosis expressed gene 1 protein homolog isoform X1, whose amino-acid sequence MVTQEEPDPPTCVEEKPSLGESSMSSKEALNTEDMKMPKDSEVTTEADIKPKSVRRAKTWSDVVENLYRFQQAGYRDEVEYKQVKQVEQVDFWPETGFVKKLQRRDNTFYYYNRQRECEDKDVRKVKIYVY is encoded by the exons ATGGTGACTCAAGAAGAGCCAGACCCACCCACATGTGTTGAAGAAAAACCTTCATTAGGTGAATCCAGCATGTCCAGTAAGGAAGCACTTAACACTGAGGACAT GAAGATGCCTAAAGATTCTGAAGTCACCACTGAAGCTGACATCAAACCAAAATCTGTGCGTCGTGCCAAGACATGGTCAGATGTTGTAGAGAACTTATACAGATTTCAGCAAGCTGGATACAGAGATGAGGTGGAATATAAACAAGTAAAACAAGTTGAACAG GTAGATTTCTGGCCAGAAACTGGATTTGTTAAGAAACTCCAGAGAAGGGACAATACATTCTATTATTACAACAGGCAAAGAGAATGTGAAGACAAAGATGTCCGAAAAGTGAAAATTTATGTGTATTAG